One segment of Clavelina lepadiformis chromosome 2, kaClaLepa1.1, whole genome shotgun sequence DNA contains the following:
- the LOC143447007 gene encoding ciliary microtubule-associated protein 3-like isoform X2 translates to MFCYNTIYPRIDESKKKTISFGTTLDRGLFPHICAPDRTGNELYPLRGAPHRGPGCYNNAEVSSFTYNLSKWVSSKRGYTYGSRTDPRFRKIHEMITPSPTAYQTKWIDPTKPKTAYKPFETSALRFKQLTQDPMITPGPGIYEHDVPQNRKIQWPQQFGAPVKPIQPDTLKRTLKTELLSDMEARKFRNKVAYFQLYFT, encoded by the exons ATGTTTTGTTACAACACAATATACCCAAGAA TTGATGAATCTAAGAAGAAAACCATTTCCTTTGGAACTACTTTAGATCGAGGCTTGTTTCCTCATATATGTGCACCTGATAGGACAGGAAATGAATTGTATCCCTTACGTGGTGCTCCTCATAGAGGCCCTGGATGTTACAACAATGCAGag GTAAGCAGCTTCACATACAATCTCAGCAAATGGGTGTCCAGTAAAAGAGGATATACCTATGGATCACGAACGGACCCAAGATTTCGCAAG ATTCACGAAATGATTACACCCAGCCCAACTGCCTATCAAACCAAATGGATTGACCCAACTAAACCAAAAACAGCTTACAAGCCTTTTGAAACATCAGCTCTTAGATTTAAGCAACTCACTCAAGACCCTATGATTACACCAGG ACCAGGTATATATGAACATGATGTGCCACAAAATCGCAAAATACAATGGCCACAACAATTTGGGGCTCCAGTTAAACCGATACAACCAGATACATTGAAAAGAACGTTAAAAACGGAG CTTTTAAGTGATATGGAAGCCCGCAAGTTTCGCAACAAAGTGGCCTACTTTCAGCTGTACTTCActtaa
- the LOC143447007 gene encoding ciliary microtubule-associated protein 3-like isoform X3, giving the protein MYMDIDESKKKTISFGTTLDRGLFPHICAPDRTGNELYPLRGAPHRGPGCYNNAEVSSFTYNLSKWVSSKRGYTYGSRTDPRFRKIHEMITPSPTAYQTKWIDPTKPKTAYKPFETSALRFKQLTQDPMITPGPGIYEHDVPQNRKIQWPQQFGAPVKPIQPDTLKRTLKTELLSDMEARKFRNKVAYFQLYFT; this is encoded by the exons ATGTATATGGACA TTGATGAATCTAAGAAGAAAACCATTTCCTTTGGAACTACTTTAGATCGAGGCTTGTTTCCTCATATATGTGCACCTGATAGGACAGGAAATGAATTGTATCCCTTACGTGGTGCTCCTCATAGAGGCCCTGGATGTTACAACAATGCAGag GTAAGCAGCTTCACATACAATCTCAGCAAATGGGTGTCCAGTAAAAGAGGATATACCTATGGATCACGAACGGACCCAAGATTTCGCAAG ATTCACGAAATGATTACACCCAGCCCAACTGCCTATCAAACCAAATGGATTGACCCAACTAAACCAAAAACAGCTTACAAGCCTTTTGAAACATCAGCTCTTAGATTTAAGCAACTCACTCAAGACCCTATGATTACACCAGG ACCAGGTATATATGAACATGATGTGCCACAAAATCGCAAAATACAATGGCCACAACAATTTGGGGCTCCAGTTAAACCGATACAACCAGATACATTGAAAAGAACGTTAAAAACGGAG CTTTTAAGTGATATGGAAGCCCGCAAGTTTCGCAACAAAGTGGCCTACTTTCAGCTGTACTTCActtaa
- the LOC143447007 gene encoding ciliary microtubule-associated protein 3-like isoform X1, with protein MLNELQDNVHSLEEAKSKVDESKKKTISFGTTLDRGLFPHICAPDRTGNELYPLRGAPHRGPGCYNNAEVSSFTYNLSKWVSSKRGYTYGSRTDPRFRKIHEMITPSPTAYQTKWIDPTKPKTAYKPFETSALRFKQLTQDPMITPGPGIYEHDVPQNRKIQWPQQFGAPVKPIQPDTLKRTLKTELLSDMEARKFRNKVAYFQLYFT; from the exons AtgttaaatgaattgcaggaTAATGTGCATTCTTTAGAAGAAGCAAAAAGTAAAG TTGATGAATCTAAGAAGAAAACCATTTCCTTTGGAACTACTTTAGATCGAGGCTTGTTTCCTCATATATGTGCACCTGATAGGACAGGAAATGAATTGTATCCCTTACGTGGTGCTCCTCATAGAGGCCCTGGATGTTACAACAATGCAGag GTAAGCAGCTTCACATACAATCTCAGCAAATGGGTGTCCAGTAAAAGAGGATATACCTATGGATCACGAACGGACCCAAGATTTCGCAAG ATTCACGAAATGATTACACCCAGCCCAACTGCCTATCAAACCAAATGGATTGACCCAACTAAACCAAAAACAGCTTACAAGCCTTTTGAAACATCAGCTCTTAGATTTAAGCAACTCACTCAAGACCCTATGATTACACCAGG ACCAGGTATATATGAACATGATGTGCCACAAAATCGCAAAATACAATGGCCACAACAATTTGGGGCTCCAGTTAAACCGATACAACCAGATACATTGAAAAGAACGTTAAAAACGGAG CTTTTAAGTGATATGGAAGCCCGCAAGTTTCGCAACAAAGTGGCCTACTTTCAGCTGTACTTCActtaa